The nucleotide window AGGCGGTGGCCCTCGCCTCCCAGGCCAAGGCTATGGAGGGATTGCAGACGTCGTTGAAGGAGTTCGTCTCCCGAGACAACGGCGAGCACCGAGAGATGCTGGTGCTCATGAAGTATACCGCACAGCACATCCAGGGGCTCCTGGAGGCTCGGAACGAGTTTATCGACTTGAAAGAAGAGTGCGAAAAGCACCGATGCATGGGGGATCAATGACACCGCCCGGACTGAGCAGCGAAAAAAACAAGCGGATTCGCGTGACGCTCCTGGAGCTGTTGCGCACCGAGTATCCCGGCAGTCTCGACCTGCGGGTCTTGCAGTTTTCCCTGGACAACCTCGGCTATCCGATCCCCGAGGAAGCCTTGTCAGCCCATCTCCGCTACCTGGAGGAGAAGGGCTATGTGACCCTGACGAAAAAGAAGGGCTATGGCTTCCAAATCGAATTCGCCTGTCTGACCGCCTCCGGCTGGGATCTGCTCGACGGCCACACCTGCGAAAAGGGTATCGACGAGGCGTTATGAAGGGGAAATCGTACAAGGTCGAGAACCGAGAGACTGCCTTCACTGTCTGGCGAGAGTGCAGTGGCAACATTGAATTGACCCTGCGGACCCTGCGCGATCAGCACGGCCTCTCTCTCACCAAACCGACGCTCTACGATTGGAAGGAAAAATTCGGCTGGGAGAATCGGGCGGCGCGGGCCGATGCGGTAAGTCAGGAAGTAGCCGACAATGCCGCCGATAACCTGATGCTCAAGGCGTTGCTTGATCAGAAGAAGAAGTATGAGCAGTACTTTGAGACGTTGGGCCCCACCGGCATTGATACCCAGGCCACCTACGCCTTCAACTCCCTGATCAAGACTATCTGTGACATCCAGAATCGTCAGGCCGCCGGCGTCGGTTTCGACCGACCCAAGTTCTTTCTGGAAAACCTGCAGTGGCTGGTCGGATGGATGAAGAAAAACGATCCCGAGGGTCTCCCGCTCCTGGCTCGCCACATCGACAAGCTGACTGCGGATTACAAGATGGAGTTGATGAATGGCAATGCGTAAGACCCAGAACATAACGGAGCGCCAGTACGACGATTACGTCGCCGGCCTCCGTAAGCTCATTGCCGACAGCGTTTCGCCGTTCGAGAACGATACTCCGGCAAAGAAGCGGGAGCGCATCGAACGCTGCAACGATCCCCTGGAGTTCATCAAGACCTACATGCCGCACTACGCCCGGACCGACTTTGCACCGTGTCATGCCGAATGGTGCGAGATTGCCGACCAGCCAGGTCTCAATTTCATCGGTGCGCCACGCGACCACGCAAAGACAACTATCGTCACGGTAGGGCTGCGCATCTACCGCATCTGCAAGCAGCTCCGCAAGTACATCATGCTGGGCTCCAACATCCACGACCAGGCCAAGCGCTTCACGGTCAAGATCAAGGTCGAACTGGAGGACAACCCCCGGCTGCGCCATGACTATGGCGACGTGATCGCCAAGACCCGCACCTGGGGCGATGATTTTTTCCTTACCAAGGGGGGCACCCTGGTTGAGGCCCTGGGCCGGGGTGATCAGTGGCGCGGCAAGTCGCATGGTCCCTACCGGCCCGACGATATCGGCCTGGATGACCTGGAAGACAACAGCACGGTCAAGAGCCCCACGGTCACCAAGTCCATCGTGGAATTCATCCAGGGCGAGGTGCTCGGCTGTCTTGAAGGAGACTGCTCGGCCACCATGGTGGGCAATGTGTTCCACGGCAAGAGTGCCATCTCTCAGATGATCGCCATGGAAGACGAGGAAACCGGCCTGCCGCTCTACACCTCCAAGGTCTACGACGCCATTGTGGACGAGGAGAACAAGATCACCCTGTGGCCGGCCCGTTGGCCCTGGGACAAGCTGATGCGCAAGATGAAGCTGGTCACCAAGCGCATCTTCAACAGAGAGTTCCGCAACAAGAGCACGGAAGAAGACAGTCCCTTCCCGGAGGATACGGCCACCTACTTCGACCGCATCCAGGTGGTTGAACGCCAGCTGATCTTTGCCACCGCCGTCGACCCGTCAGCCACGGCCACCGAGAAAAGCGACTTCCGGGCCGTGGTCACCTGGGGGTTCGACCGCGAATCAATGATCTTCAGGTGCATGCACGCGTGGATAAAGCGCCGCTCGATCGGGGAAATGTTTGCCGCGGCCTACGCACAGAACGAGCAGTATCCCGGGCGCTGTCCGATTGAGGAGAACATGCTCAAGGACTTTCTCCACGAGGCGATTCAGAACTACGCCAGAGAGGTTGGCCACTACCTCCCTTGGGCTCCCCTCCATCATGGTTCGCAGGCCAACAAGATCGCCCGGATCGTCGGTACCTGCGAATATCTGTGGGAGCACAAGAAAATGCAGTTCGAGCGCCGTCATTCGGACCAGAAGACCCTGGTGGATCAGTTCGTGTACATCAACAACAACACGGTCAACGATGACGGGCCTGACGCCTCGGAAATGGCCATCAGTTTCCTGCAGAAGGGCTCGGGTATCCGTGTTGCCGACTGCTACCCCGAATTCGCGGAGGCCCGCGCATGAGCTGGTGGCGATTTGCCCGCAAAACTCCGGCCGTGGACGTCGGGCAGATCTCGGTACCCGAGGACCAGATCACCGGTGTGCTCGGCAAGCTCGCTGGATTCTATTCGTTCGTCGGTGCGCCGTTTCCTCTGGAGTTCCTGGATGTACTGGAGCCGCTCTCCATTTTCAATCCGGACATCTCCCAGGCCCTGCAGATCTGGGTCAACCTGGGCAACACCGGCCACGAGCTGACCGTGGAGGCTCGCAACCCCCAGGCCGCTCTGGACCGGCTCAATGCCCTGGCCGCTTCGGTCTATCTGACCGGCGGCGGGGTGGACGGCCTGGTCAACCATTTTCTTCGCCAGATCCCGCTCATGGGGGCGCTCTCGGCCGAGTGGGTGATCAGCGACAACCTGCGCGACGGCGTCGCTGACTGTGCTGTTGTACCGGTGAAGCGCATCCGCTTCCGTCGGGTGGACGGGGTCATGACTCCCCACCAGATGACCAATCAGATCAGCGGAGGCAACAACGGCTACGTGCAGCTCAACCCGTTCACCTACAGCTATATGCCGCTCCAGACCGTGGACGGATCTCCCTATGCCATCCCGCTGTTCTACGCGACTCTGAAGAACATTGAGGTGCAGCTGGACGCCACGGACAACATCGGCGCCATCATCCGCAAGATGGGCCTGCTCGGCTTCATGGACGTGAGCATGGAGGTCCCGCAGCAGCGTGCGGGAGAGAACGACGAGGCCTACAAGAACCGCCTGACGCAACGGCTGAAGGACTATGCCAAGGCGTACAAACAGAACATCAGCAAGGGAGTGGCGGTCCACTACAAGGATCAGGAGATCAAGCACAACGCCACCAACGCCGGTGCCGCTGCCGGCGCGAAATCGGTGTGGGAGATGAACGAGGAGCAGATTTTTTCAGCCCTGGATATTCCCCCCAGCATGGCGGGCCGCTCCTACAGCACGACCGAGACCTACGCCCAGGTGGATTACGACCGTTTCACCGCAAAGCTCGGCGTTGCCCGGCGGATGATCAAGCGATTCCTGGAGAAGGGCTATGCCCTCGACCTGCTGCTGCACGGGATTGATGCCCAGGTGTCGGTAACCTGGAACAACAACGACACGCTCAAGGCCAAGGACAAAGCCGAGACGGAAGGCCAGCGGATTGAGAATGTGCTCAAGAAGCGGGATGGCGGGATCATTACCAGCGATGAAGCGGCGCAGGAACTGGGATACGAGAAGGCCACCGGCTTTCGTGCCGGCAACCAGACTCCGGCCGGTTTTTCTGCCGTGCAGTTCCGTTTCAACCGGCAGACCGGGCGCTATACGTTCCGGCCGGAGGTGATCCGCCTGGAACAGCCGGCCGACGATCGCCAGGACCAGAACTATATCGCGGCCCTGCAGGCGGTTCTGGAGGGGCCGGAGGAGAAGGCGATCAAGGCGGGGATAGCCGCGGGTGCAGATTACATCGACAACGGCAATCACCGCCGGAGTCTGAAAGGGTTTGCACTGGCAGTATATACGGCGTTCGAAATCACGCTCCGCAGCGAGATCAGCAAAACGATCGTGATGGAGGTCTGCAACCAGTTCGTCAGCTCCCAATGGCGCCGCTGGCGGTACGAGGACAAGAACCACCTGCGGGGCCGCCGGGGCAGCGCCTTGCCGGCGATACCATCGACATTGCCGTGGTCGACCAGAATGCCCTGCGCTACCTGACCAATGTGGAGCAGTTCTACTTCGGCCGCGGCAACTACCTGGCCAACAACGAGACCGTGGGCAAGCAGTTCATCTCCTGGCTGCAGGATGAATATATCTCCAAGGGGCTCAACATCCGCGACCCGGAGACGTGGGCAGAGTTCACACGGACGTTCACCGGGTTGGTCAATGAGACCAGCTTCTACAAGATCGAGCAGCTCGTTTCCACCACCATGGGGCGCGTGCAGAACATGGGGCAGACCCTCTCTCTCTACGAGGCCGGGATCAAGCGCTATCAGATCGTGGGGCCGAGTACGTTTCCCATCTGCGCCCACTGCAAGTCGATGCTGGGGCGGAAGTTTGATGTCCAGGTAGCCGCAACGCGGCTGGCTCGGACCCTGGAAAAGGGATTCGAGAAGCCCGACGACCTGCCGCCATTTCTGTCCAACAAATACACGGCCGACCAGGTCACGGAAATGAGCGACGCCGAGCTGCAAGCGGCAGGTTTCGAGACCCCCCCGTATCACCCGAAATGCCGCCACCGGAAAGCGGCAGTCGACTGACGGGTCGGGCAGGCATCGTTTAGGCGGTTTATAAACTAAATTTGAGCGTTCCAGGGCTATGTCGCGAGGAGGTTGTGATGGCTGAAAAACAGAAAAACGAAAGTTTCCAGGTGCTGAGAGATGGATTTGCAAAAGCCAGGTTCGGGGGAACGATCTCCGGGTGCCCCCTGCCGGGCACGGATACACCCTTCAGTTTTGCGTCGGCCGAGGGAGAGGAAAACGGCGGGCTTAATCCCGAAGAGTATGTGGGCCGCATCTTCAGAATACTGTCAGCCACCGTCACCCCCTACCGGTTTTTCGACTTTCGCCAGCCGGGAGTGCTCAAGGCTGCG belongs to Geobacter sp. SVR and includes:
- a CDS encoding winged-helix domain-containing protein gives rise to the protein MTPPGLSSEKNKRIRVTLLELLRTEYPGSLDLRVLQFSLDNLGYPIPEEALSAHLRYLEEKGYVTLTKKKGYGFQIEFACLTASGWDLLDGHTCEKGIDEAL